In a single window of the Osmerus eperlanus chromosome 2, fOsmEpe2.1, whole genome shotgun sequence genome:
- the tefb gene encoding TEF transcription factor, PAR bZIP family member b isoform X1 has protein sequence MAGKATIDGSLELKSSPQKSFPFVLKKIMDIPPPNILDEGDDEIEKEKLCSSENVETGSGGGGSGAGGTGGSGGGVSASLTPAIWEKTIPYDGEKFHLEYMDLDEFLLENGISSTLEEELQKSLTQEEDKESKAPSTSASATISSASEIVTITLKTAKMEQEEEEEEEEGREDEDEDDDQDSVSVADAAEVELDDRTDGKAVDRNPPSPIDPEAIEVDVNFQPDPTDLVLSSVPGGELFNPRKHKFSDEELKPQPMIKKAKKVFVPNEQKDDKYWSRRKKNNMAAKRSRDARRLKENQITVRASFLERENAALRQQVAELRKDCGRCKNTMARYEVKYGPL, from the exons ATGGCCGGAAAGGCGACTATCGATGGGTCACTGGAGCTTAAATCGAGTCCTCAGAAATCGTTCCCTTTTGTTTTAAAGAAGATTATGGATATCCCACCTCCTAATATTCTCGACGAAGGCGACGACG AAATAGAGAAGGAGAAGTTGTGTTCGTCTGAAAATGTGGAGACCGGATCGGGCGGAGGGGGCAGCGGAGCCGGGGGTACAGGCGGCAGTGGGGGCGGGGTGTCAGCCTCCCTGACCCCAGCCATCTGGGAGAAGACCATCCCCTACGACGGGGAGAAGTTCCACCTGGAGTACATGGACCTGGATGAGTTCCTGCTGGAGAACGGGATCTCCAGCACCCTGGAGGAGGAACTTCAGAAGAGCCTGAcccaggaggaggacaaggagagcaAGGCCCCTTCCACCTCGGCCTCCGCCACCATCTCCTCAGCCTCGGAGATTGTCACCATCACCCTGAAGACAGCCAAGATggaacaagaggaggaggaggaggaagaggagggaagggaagatgaggatgaggatgatgatcagGATTCCGTGTCTGTGGCTGATGCAGCCGAAGTTGAGTTGGATGATCGTACAG ATGGCAAAGCGGTCGATCGCAACCCGCCCTCGCCCATCGACCCAGAGGCCATTGAGGTTGATGTTAACTTCCAGCCTGATCCCACCGACCTGGTGCTGTCCAGTGTtcctggaggagagctgttCAACCCCAGGAAGCACAAGTTCTCAGATGAGGAGCTGAAGCCTCAGCCCATGATCAAGAAAGCCAAGAAGGTGTTTGTGCCCAATGAGCAGAAG GATGATAAATACTGGTCCAGGAGAAAGAAGAACAAcatggcggccaagcgttctcGCGACGCCCGACGTCTGAAGGAGAACCAGATCACGGTCCGCGCCTCCTTCCTGGAACGGGAGAACGCGGCGTTGCGGCAGCAGGTGGCCGAGCTGCGGAAAGACTGCGGCCGCTGCAAGAACACCATGGCCCGATACGAAGTCAAGTACGGGCCACTGTAA
- the tefb gene encoding TEF transcription factor, PAR bZIP family member b isoform X2, producing the protein MSTANKIFGDSGDVNEVFKTLMDYPLFFSAFDDNEIEKEKLCSSENVETGSGGGGSGAGGTGGSGGGVSASLTPAIWEKTIPYDGEKFHLEYMDLDEFLLENGISSTLEEELQKSLTQEEDKESKAPSTSASATISSASEIVTITLKTAKMEQEEEEEEEEGREDEDEDDDQDSVSVADAAEVELDDRTDGKAVDRNPPSPIDPEAIEVDVNFQPDPTDLVLSSVPGGELFNPRKHKFSDEELKPQPMIKKAKKVFVPNEQKDDKYWSRRKKNNMAAKRSRDARRLKENQITVRASFLERENAALRQQVAELRKDCGRCKNTMARYEVKYGPL; encoded by the exons ATGTCAACAGCTAATAAAATATTCGGGGACAGTGGTGATGTTAATGAAGTCTTCAAAACTCTTATGGACTATCCATTATTTTTCTCTGCCTTCGATGACAACG AAATAGAGAAGGAGAAGTTGTGTTCGTCTGAAAATGTGGAGACCGGATCGGGCGGAGGGGGCAGCGGAGCCGGGGGTACAGGCGGCAGTGGGGGCGGGGTGTCAGCCTCCCTGACCCCAGCCATCTGGGAGAAGACCATCCCCTACGACGGGGAGAAGTTCCACCTGGAGTACATGGACCTGGATGAGTTCCTGCTGGAGAACGGGATCTCCAGCACCCTGGAGGAGGAACTTCAGAAGAGCCTGAcccaggaggaggacaaggagagcaAGGCCCCTTCCACCTCGGCCTCCGCCACCATCTCCTCAGCCTCGGAGATTGTCACCATCACCCTGAAGACAGCCAAGATggaacaagaggaggaggaggaggaagaggagggaagggaagatgaggatgaggatgatgatcagGATTCCGTGTCTGTGGCTGATGCAGCCGAAGTTGAGTTGGATGATCGTACAG ATGGCAAAGCGGTCGATCGCAACCCGCCCTCGCCCATCGACCCAGAGGCCATTGAGGTTGATGTTAACTTCCAGCCTGATCCCACCGACCTGGTGCTGTCCAGTGTtcctggaggagagctgttCAACCCCAGGAAGCACAAGTTCTCAGATGAGGAGCTGAAGCCTCAGCCCATGATCAAGAAAGCCAAGAAGGTGTTTGTGCCCAATGAGCAGAAG GATGATAAATACTGGTCCAGGAGAAAGAAGAACAAcatggcggccaagcgttctcGCGACGCCCGACGTCTGAAGGAGAACCAGATCACGGTCCGCGCCTCCTTCCTGGAACGGGAGAACGCGGCGTTGCGGCAGCAGGTGGCCGAGCTGCGGAAAGACTGCGGCCGCTGCAAGAACACCATGGCCCGATACGAAGTCAAGTACGGGCCACTGTAA